Proteins encoded in a region of the Anopheles ziemanni chromosome 2, idAnoZiCoDA_A2_x.2, whole genome shotgun sequence genome:
- the LOC131293033 gene encoding uncharacterized protein LOC131293033: MDEIELQNKALRGTRLSLRSRPNLTHLHTERLLGGQLRRTKMKALMKHLRIFPPKMTPTLMGAVGVLVLLFLCIAPGSTYQHLKSGFRSTEQFEYECMPVEANLAPRFASSNQNDSISIQVTRRYTHQIVSRIYAIYLREVLGYRSVKLVEYRDEHMPMVEAERIRMFLSLERLESPDFIWPDPTIDLEVWLLSDYHIIPPRVQEAGAIANPGRFGLFIPKDLIKKEDGYPKVLPYTYFQEDVNDRRYYDFIKKFDVSEAMLESIRRYAERKCGEDCDEHGMFVPEQCTEGRKCALVLAPHYEDTGFLIKHITEMDFQMKVLWLGDRLKRGIRQLMTAYGGERKGGKKFLVFHWTPSEVINSRNTTYMPVTMPRCEEMVASNDTGCKYEMTPRLKYYAKQFHFTEPAVYSFLKVHFHDPEIQDLIDLYDQYEDRILEAREETNTDFVQQGVARYYNQIACDWVRAHEVSWSKWKPEGPTKQQVYIGGIFPLTGLAPSYLGIAPAAIMAASEINNNSAILPNHQLTVVKHDGQCRADTVMKSFISHYIQQNNMLGILGPACSETVEPIAGVSKHFRMAVISYSAEGASLSDRETYPYFFRTIGENRQYEYVYAQLLPRLNWHRVAALTEDGQKSTEYISYMEALLKEHSIELISNKKFPRDRTGGEMNRYLQDLKAKNAKIIIADVDDKVSQVIMCEASKLEMTAENGYIWFLPIWLSNMWNMSAENHTDADGAGPGCSIAELLRAMNGHFSLSHAPFADDDSTLDVDGTTVREWKRRYKAALARERYLPSDYAGFAYDAVWVYALALDKLLREDPSYFSDLHSEQATNRLMQLIRATDFRGASGRIKFGEAGSRFTIINVVQFVNGTANIVGHFTPNISESRDYELVGGRLVLNESAIVWMTRDGHPPDDGTLVCMFAGFAGLFRISCEQATTAVTTVFCVLCIAVLSIASFLFWKVRYDRKMKTSAKYLQKLGIDLLSPSAIPFNTLDKWEIPKDQVVINRRLGEGAFGTVYGGEAQIGDEGWTAVAVKTLKIGSNTEDKVDFLSEAEAMKRFDHNNIVRLLGVCLQSEPVYTVMEFMLYGDLKTYLLARRHLVNSKQSEDSDISNKRLTMMALDVSRALSYLAEQKYVHRDVACRNCMVNAQRVVKLGDFGMARPTFENDYYRFNRKGMLPVRWMAPESLALGIFTPASDVWSYGVLLYEIITFGSFPFQGLTNNQVLEQLKNGQTLTIPAGVKPQLEGLINACWNQDYKKRPSASEVSDFISNYPRLLNPCLDVPLASVEMIDNGSDQFELLPGLRKYKDDGVGGQPTADLLVGTQQLNDLNGYNNVSIMSTGGANGQRQHHPNQRQRAINLNDLNVATDFTTVNPLSPMDEEHEHDRTCHHRHVHGTSGSAGGNTSGGNAYNPIEPLLQRDTEVTKSNSSLLRYVPMFGFGKSKTITIGGGGTTIVTGTTAPPSATLGALHCTTTQSTAMGSGPNSPQSPTGSVLGMSGGTMIVNARSTSTTVL, from the exons CGAATCTGGCTCCCCGGTTTGCGTCGTCGAACCAGAACGACTCGATCTCGATCCAGGTGACGCGCCGCTACACGCACCAGATCGTGTCACGCATCTACGCGATCTACCTCCGCGAAGTCCTGGGCTATCGCAGCGTGAAGCTGGTCGAGTACCGCGACGAACACATGCCGATGGTGGAAGCGGAGCGCATCCGTATGTTTCTGTCCCTGGAGCGTCTCGAAAG CCCGGACTTCATATGGCCCGATCCGACGATCGATCTCGAGGTGTGGCTACTCTCGGACTATCACATCATTCCGCCGAGGGTACAGGAGGCGGGCGCCATTGCGAATCCGGGCCGGTTCGGGCTGTTCATTCCGAAGGATCTGATCAAAAAGGAGGACGGCTACCCGAAGGTGCTGCCGTACACGTACTTCCAGGAGGACGTCAACGATCGCCGGTACTACGATTTCATCAAAAAGTTCGATGTCTCCGAGGCGATGCTCGAATCGATCCGACGGTATGCCGAGCGGAAGTGCGGCGAGGACTGCGACGAGCACGGTATGTTCGTGCCGGAACAGTGCACCGAGGGGCGCAAGTGTGCGCTGGTGCTGGCCCCGCACTACGAGGACACTGGCTTCCTCATTAAGCACATTACCGAGATGGATTTCCAGATGAAGGTGCTGTGGCTTGGGGATCGGCTGAAGCGGGGCATCCGGCAGCTGATGACCGCGTACGGCGGAGAACGGAAGGGCGGCAAAAAGTTTCTGGTCTTCCACTGGACACCGTCGGAGGTGATTAACAGTCGCAATACGACGTACATGCCGGTGACGATGCCACGGTGCGAGGAGATGGTCGCGAGCAACGATACCGGCTGCAAGTACGAGATGACGCCGCGGCTCAAGTACTACGCCAAGCAGTTCCACTTCACCGAGCCGGCCGTCTACTCGTTCCTGAAGGTTCACTTCCACGATCCGGAGATACAGGACCTGATCGATCTGTACGATCAGTACGAGGACCGGATACTGGAGGCTCGGGAAGAGACAAACACGGACTTTGTCCAGCAGGGCGTCGCACGTTACTACAACCAGATTGCCTGCGACTGGGTGCGGGCTCACGAGGTCTCCTGGTCCAAGTGGAAACCGGAAGGGCCAACGAAGCAGCAGGTTTATATCGGAGGGATATTCCCCCTCACCGGATTGGCACCGTCGTATCTTGGGATAGCTCCGGCCGCCATCATGGCTGCTTcagaaataaacaacaacagtgCCATTCTACCGAACCATCAGCTGACCGTGGTCAAGCACGACGGCCAATGCCGGGCGGACACGGTGATGAAGTCTTTCATCAGTCACTACATCCAGCAGAACAATATGCTTGGCATTCTCGGGCCGGCTTGCAGTGAAACGGTTGAACCGATCGCCG gagtttcgaaacactttcgtaTGGCCGTCATCTCTTACTCGGCCGAAGGGGCATCGCTGTCCGATCGCGAGACGTATCCCTACTTCTTCCGGACGATCGGCGAAAACCGCCAGTACGAGTACGTCTACGCGCAGCTGCTGCCGCGCTTGAACTGGCACCGGGTGGCCGCCCTCACCGAGGACGGTCAAAAGTCGACCGAGTACATCTCCTACATGGAAGCGCTGCTAAAGGAGCACTCGATCGAGCTGATCTCCAACAAGAAATTCCCCCGTGATCGGACGGGTGGTGAAATGAATCGG TACCTGCAAGATCTTAAGGCGAAAAATGCGAAAATCATTATCGCCGACGTAGACGATAAAGTGTCCCAGGTGATTATGTGCGAGGCATCCAAGCTGGAG ATGACGGCAGAAAACGGATACATTTGGTTCCTGCCGATCTGGCTGTCGAACATGTGGAACATGAGCGCGGAAAACCACACGGACGCTGACGGGGCCGGACCGGGCTGTTCGATCGCCGAACTGCTGCGAGCTATGAACGGCCACTTCTCGCTTTCGCACGCCCCGTTCGCCGACGACGACAGCACGCTGGACGTGGATGGGACGACGGTGCGCGAGTGGAAGCGGCGATACAAGGCCGCGCTTGCCCGGGAGCGCTACCTGCCGTCCGACTATGCCGGCTTTGCGTACGATGCCGTATGGGTGTACGCGCTCGCACTCGACAAGTTGTTGCGCGAGGATCCGTCCTACTTCAGCGACCTCCACTCGGAGCAGGCAACGAACCGGTTGATGCAGCTGATCCGCGCGACCGACTTCCGGGGAGCCTCGGGCCGCATCAAGTTCGGTGAGGCTGGGTCGCGCTTTACCATCATTAACGTGGTGCAGTTTGTGAACGGGACGGCCAACATCGTCGGCCATTTCACGCCGAACATTTCGGAGAGTCGCGACTACGAGCTGGTCGGTGGACGGCTGGTGCTGAACGAGTCTGCGATCGTGTGGATGACGCGGGATGGTCACCCGCCGGACGATGGTACGCTGGTGTGTATGTTCGCCGGGTTTGCAGGGCTGTTCCGGATCAGCTGCGAGCAGGCGACGACGGCCGTGACGACCGTGTTCTGCGTCCTCTGCATCGCCGTGCTCTCGATCGCTTCGTTCCTGTTCTGGAAGGTGCGCTACGACCGGAAGATGAAGACGTCCGCCAAGTATCTGCAGAAGCTCGGCATCGACCTGCTTTCGCCGTCCGCCATCCCGTTCAACACGCTCGACAAGTGGGAGATTCCGAAGGACCAGGTGGTGATTAACCGGCGGCTTGGCGAGGGTGCCTTCGGCACGGTGTACGGTGGCGAGGCGCAAATCGGCGACGAGGGCTGGACGGCGGTCGCCGTGAAGACGCTCAAAATCGGCTCGAACACCGAGGACAAGGTGGACTTCCTGTCCGAGGCGGAAGCGATGAAGCGGTTCGATCACAACAACATCGTGCGCCTGCTCGGCGTGTGTCTGCAGTCCGAACCGGTCTACACGGTCATGGAGTTCATGCTGTACGGCGACCTGAAGACGTACCTGCTGGCTCGACGGCACCTGGTCAACAGTAAGCAATCGGAGGACTCGGACATCTCGAACAAGCGGCTCACGATGATGGCGCTGGACGTGTCAAGAGCCCTGTCGTACCTCGCCGAGCAGAAGTACGTCCATCGGGATGTGGCCTGCCGCAACTGTATGGTCAACGCACAGCGTGTCGTCAAACTTGGCGACTTTGGCATGGCGCGACCAACCTTCGAGAACGATTACTACCGCTTCAACCGGAAGGGCATGCTTCCGGTGCGCTGGATGGCACCGGAGTCGCTCGCGCTCGGCATCTTCACGCCCGCCTCGGACGTCTGGTCGTACGGTGTGCTGCTGTACGAGATCATCACGTTCGGTTCGTTCCCGTTTCAGGGGCTCACCAACAACCAGGTGCTGGAGCAGCTTAAGAACGGCCAGACGCTCACCATTCCGGCCGGCGTGAAGCCGCAGCTCGAGGGACTCATCAACGCGTGCTGGAACCAGGACTACAAGAAGCGTCCGTCCGCCTCGGAGGTGTCCGATTTCATCTCGAACTATCCGCGCCTGTTGAATCCCTGCCTGGACGTGCCGCTCGCATCAGTCGAGATGATCGACAACGGCAGTGACCAGTTCGAGCTGCTGCCCGGGTTGCGCAAGTACAAGGATGACGGGGTGGGTGGCCAACCGACGGCCGATCTGCTCGTCGGCACGCAACAACTCAACGATCTGAACGGCTACAACAACGTTAGCATCATGTCGACGGGTGGGGCCAACGGCCAGCGGCAGCACCATCCGAACCAGCGTCAGCGTGCCATCAACCTGAACGATCTGAACGTCGCGACGGACTTTACCACCGTCAACCCGCTGTCCCCGATGGACGAGGAGCACGAGCACGACCGGACCTGTCATCACCGGCATGTGCACGGCACGTCGGGATCGGCCGGTGGCAATACCTCCGGTGGAAACGCGTACAATCCCATCGAACCGTTGCTGCAGCGCGACACGGAAGTAACCAAGAGCAACAGCAGCCTACTCCGGTACGTGCCCATGTTCGGGTTCGGCAAGAGCAAGACGATTACGATCGGCGGAGGTGGCACCACGATCGTCACCGGGACGACGGCGCCTCCGTCCGCAACGCTCGGTGCCCTTCACTGTACCACCACGCAGAGTACGGCGATGGGAAGTGGGCCAAACTCACCGCAGTCTCCGACCGGGTCGGTGCTGGGCATGAGCGGGGGCACGATGATCGTAAATGCGCGCAGCACCAGCACGACGGTTTTATAG
- the LOC131293032 gene encoding uncharacterized protein LOC131293032, which yields MNGSDNGCDSMTSTSQPDGAAMERTRYNTRQQVPVKSNAGVPTTRLPRAATTLWALIEWVRPNGKRNIYTVIPSTQIVERVPDDGNRGHDTPNDSNYYTGKFIHVQCGERELPATIVMVSEDKKFIDTELRQLRNMTAHTTKAIPKMQQAVRVPNFGVDQDQTQKQHYSTKQPNEMDRVAQFPERKQSVAMQSHVERQETLPAIKRFRTDSSSSVADRVSISPSSIERTAVGTDTRSVTPAERLITPRSDRMAPSHHVLPMTFDQQTQTVGLGIAGSGTEVQLDKILSYLESVMAEQKTSRMEREYDRKLLLDLHEKLIGQETLLRGIEEKISEKENRHTGEDNTPGYVEEVELIDRCPMAQDIHSDGFIDTSMVLTDANGDHNWMPPGDVRKKNGNTIPEGNDERNGYVVLVSTETSSSDSGKINNHNDDASSLPAVPQKFPPTENSQTIDELKSEWDDTSGDDQSLLPPATTDSSDSPKGQKGMVSIGAQGTRIKQEALQMINWSNYKSATRKLLMEVFGREKLATHSLSGRPSPALRSNTEKPIKDRLEANMVADVIEIVTKMCNVDECLIRNVITAKCADECRMRNRRSKMMETALLSAAKVEQTGNVLAVLAGNKENIR from the exons ATGAACGGTAGTGATAATGGCTGTGACAGCATGACATCCACGAGTCAGCCGGATGGAGCTGCAATGGAGCGGACTCGTTACAACACGCGCCAACAGGTTCCGGTAAAATCGAACGCCGGCGTTCCAACGACAAGATTGCCACGGGCAGCCACAACGCTGTGGGCGCTAATCGAGTGGGTGCGGCCTAACGGAAAGCGGAACATCTACACCGTGATTCCGTCGACGCAGATTGTCGAACGTGTGCCGGATGATGGCAACCGTGGCCATGATACGCCGAATGATTCAAATTATTACACGGGAAAATTCATCCACGTCCAATGTGGGGAACGTGAGCTGCCCGCCACGATCGTTATGGTTTCCG aGGACAAGAAATTCATCGACACAGAACTGCGGCAGCTACGAAATATGACTGCGCATACCACAAAAGCAATCCCGAAAATGCAACAAGCAGTAAGAGTACCGAACTTTGGCGTTGATCAGGATCAGACCCAAAAACAGCATTATAGCACGAAACAACCCAACGAAATGGATCGGGTAGCGCAGTTTccggaacgaaaacaaagtgttGCGATGCAATCGCACGTGGAAAGGCAGGAAACG CTTCCAGCCATCAAGAGGTTTCGCACCGATTCTTCATCCAGCGTGGCGGATCGCGTTTCTATATCTCCGAGTTCGATCGAGAGGACTGCCGTCGGAACGGACACTAGGTCGGTAACGCCCGCGGAACGACTGATCACTCCACGAAGCGATCGAATGGCGCCCTCGCATCACGTTCTTCCGATGACGTTCGATCAGCAAACGCAAACGGTCGGTTTGGGCATCGCGGGGAGTGGCACGGAGGTGCAGCTGGATAAAATTCTATCGTACCTGGAAAGTGTGATGGCGGAGCAGAAAACTTCACGGATGGAGCGTGAATACGACCGGAAGCTGCTGCTCGATCTACACGAGAAGCTGATCGGACAGGAGACTCTGTTAAGGGGAATCGAAGAGAAGATCTCGGAGAAAGAAAACCGGCACACTGGGGAGGATAACACGCCGGGATATGTGGAAGAAGTAGAGCTGATTGACCGTTGCCCCATGGcgcaggatatacatagtgaTGGGTTTATTGACACTTCGATGGTCCTGACGGATGCTAATGGTGACCACAACTGGATGCCCCCGGGGGACGTACGCAAGAAGAATGGAAATACCATACCGGAGGGCAACGATGAGCGCAACGGTTACGTCGTACTGGTATCCACGGAAACATCATCGTCGGACAGCGGAAAAATTAACAACCACAACGACGATGCGTCATCGTTACCCGCAGTCCCGCAAAAGTTTCCACCGACCGAAAATTCCCAAACGATTGATGAGCTAAAGAGTGAATGGGATGATACATCAGGCGACGACCAGAGTCTATTACCACCGGCGACTACGGACTCTTCCGACTCTCCGAAGGGGCAAAAAGGAATGGTGTCGATCGGTGCGCAAGGTACACGCATCAAGCAGGAAGCGCTGCAGATGATCAACTGGTCGAACTACAAAAGTGCCACACGGAAGCTGCTGATGGAAGTGTTCGGCCGGGAAAAGTTGGCAACGCACTCGCTTAGCGGACGACCATCGCCTGCGTTGCGCAGTAATACGGAAAAACCAATCAAGGATCGGCTGGAGGCAAATATGGTGGCGGACGTAATCGAGATCGTGACGAAGATGTGCAACGTAGATGAGTGTCTGATCCGCAATGTCATTACGGCCAAGTGTGCCGACGAGTGCCGGATGCGGAATCGACGGtcgaaaatgatggaaacggCGCTTCTTTCAGCTGCAAAAGTGGAGCAAACGGGTAATGTCCTTGCTGTTCTAGCTGGCAACAAAGAAAATATCCGCTAG
- the LOC131282012 gene encoding uncharacterized protein LOC131282012 → MGDEMSVEQEAEAILEAETSFGMRVWHLLFLCCGSVLGVVIILCCCIRFRIPRTKQDIEADYHRKKLTRKFRERLDCMNNADIDEMDLMKALERVRENYVADQEKLTSKEAAENKDNQAIVTVCDKV, encoded by the coding sequence ATGGGTGATGAAATGAGCGTCGAGCAGGAAGCGGAAGCGATTCTCGAGGCGGAAACAAGCTTCGGGATGCGTGTGTGGCATCTGCTTTTCCTATGCTGCGGTTCCGTGCTCGGTGTCGTCATCATACTCTGCTGCTGCATACGCTTTCGGATACCGCGCACTAAACAGGACATTGAGGCGGATTACCATCGGAAGAAGCTGACTCGGAAGTTCCGTGAGCGATTGGATTGCATGAACAACGCCGATATCGATGAGATGGATCTCATGAAAGCCCTCGAGCGTGTTCGGGAAAACTATGTAGCGGATCAAGAAAAACTCACCAGCAAAGAGGCGGCCGAAAACAAGGATAATCAAGCGATTGTAACCGTTTGCGATAAGGTCTGA
- the LOC131283824 gene encoding probable actin-related protein 2/3 complex subunit 2 — protein sequence MILLEINNRIVEETLRVKFKNALAGIKAESIDVTVADFDGVLFHISNVNGDKTKVRTSISLKFYKQLQEHGADELLKREYGDLLTSPEDGYNVSVLIDLENIPENWEDTVRKIGLLKRNCFASVFEKYFDFQTQGEGEGEGQKRAVINYRNDETMYVEAKPDRVTVVFSTIFRDEDDVVLGKVFMQELREGRRASHTAPQVLFSHREPPMELANTGARVGENIGYVTFVLFPRHTAKETRDNTINLIHMFRDYLHYHIKCSKAYIHSRMRAKTSEFLKVLNRARPEPKITEKKTITGRTFIRKE from the exons ATGATTCTGCTGGAGATCAATAATCGGATCGTGGAGGAAACGCTAAGAGTCAAGTTTAAAAATGCACTCGCAGG GATTAAGGCGGAATCAATCGATGTGACCGTGGCGGACTTCGATGGGGTGTTATTTCACATTTCCAACGTCAACGGTGACAAAACGAAAGTGCGG ACAAGCATATCGCTGAAGTTCTACAAGCAATTGCAGGAGCATGGGGCCGATGAGCTTTTGAAGCGGGAGTACGGCGATCTGCTAACGTCGCCCGAGGATGGCTACAATGTGTCGGTGTTGATCGATCTGGAAAACATTCCGGAAAACTGGGAAGATACGGTACGAAAAATCGGCCTGCTGAAGCGTAACTGCTTCGCGTCGGTATTCGAGAAATACTTCGACTTTCAGACCCAGGGTGAAGGCGAAGGCGAAGGACAGAAGCGAGCAGTAATCAACTATCGGAACGATGAAACGAT GTACGTCGAAGCCAAACCGGACCGTGTGACGGTCGTGTTTAGTACGATATTTCGTGACGAGGACGACGTAGTGTTAGGCAAAGTGTTCATGCAGGAATTACGCGAGGGCCGAAGAGCGTCGCATACGGCACCACAAGTATTATTTTCCCACAGGGAACCACCGATGGAGCTGGCCAATACGGGCGCCCGCGTCGGCGAAAACATTGGTTACGTCACGTTCG TTCTCTTCCCAAGGCACACAGCGAAAGAAACGCGCGACAACACGATCAATTTAATTCACATGTTCCGTGATTATTTGCATTATCATATTAAG TGTTCGAAAGCATACATTCACTCCCGGATGCGAGCAAAGACTTCGGAGTTCTTAAAGGTGCTCAATCGCGCTCGGCCGGAGCCAAAAAttacggaaaagaaaacaatcac TGGTCGAACGTTCATCAGAAAGGAATGA
- the LOC131281535 gene encoding small ribosomal subunit protein bS21m — MRHAKFIARTVLVQNNNVEEACRVLNRILGKEEIFDQFRRTRYYEKPFQTRRRINFERCKSIYNEDMNRKIQFVLRKNRVEPFPGCN, encoded by the exons ATGCGGCACGCAAAGTTTATCGCACGCACAGTCTTGGTGCAAAACAACAATGTTGAAGAGGCCTGCCGGGTGCTGAATCGTATTCTGGGAAAGGaggaaattttcgaccaattCCGACGCACTCGTTACTACGAAAAGCCGTTCCAG ACCCGACGACGCATCAACTTTGAGCGCTGTAAATCGATTTACAACGAAGATATGAACCGCAAAATTCAGTTTGTATTGAGGAAGAATCGCGTCGAACCGTTCCCTGGATGCAATtaa
- the LOC131281005 gene encoding 40-kDa huntingtin-associated protein: MSSSELIHQYKTTCNKLKKIQRVLIKRFGPSVAEVTEEFASLANSFNEAFQPEYAALCYIGQSKCEKLIGNDSGEVDALLRAARLFRTAHDKQARMETQTISPEYHEGAFRCYTQALSRLPDKSVIGAAIIRELKEIYPNVELTSDFSSPCHRIWDLEQSAEDSLTAKDYVGAFEKLSEIYDDVAERKCGTLYQDVVNRIEVSRLLLLCLLQLPPSVRYDHKFIERYSTIGDVGQQRATQTSVGESGYGQQATLPPDLVFLLQSLVVSCQAKDIESLLATRDELCQRSDLSASQQELLKEVVTKYSK; the protein is encoded by the exons ATGTCCAGCTCTGAGCTAATTCACCAGTATAAGACAACATGCAATAAGCTAAAGAAGATACAGCGCGTTTTAATCAA ACGATTCGGACCGAGCGTAGCGGAGGTAACGGAGGAATTTGCTTCGTTGGCCAACAGCTTCAACGAAGCGTTTCAACCGGAATATGCTGCCCTTTGCTACATCGGACAGAGTAAATGCGAGAAGCTGATCGGCAACGATTCCGGCGAGGTCGATGCTCTGCTCCGTGCGGCACGTCTCTTCCGTACGGCACACGATAAGCAAGCGCGTATGGAAACCCAAACCATTTCCCCAGAGTACCACGAAGGTGCCTTCCGGTGCTATACACAGGCCCTATCCCGACTGCCGGATAAATCCGTTATCGGGGCAGCAATCATTCGGGAGCTGAAGGAGATTTACCCGAACGTGGAACTTACGAGTGATTTCAGCTCTCCCTGCCATCGCATCTGGGATCTAGAACAGTCAGCCGAGGATAGTTTGACCGCGAAGGATTACGTCGGAGCGTTCGAGAAGCTGTCGGAAATTTATGATGATGTCGCAGAGCGAAAGTGTGGAACACTCTACCAGGATGTGGTGAACCGGATCGAGGTGTCacggttgttgttgctgtgtcTATTACAGCTTCCACCATCGGTACGATACGATCATAAATTCATCGAACGATACTCAACGATCGGCGACGTTGGCCAGCAGCGCGCAACACAGACTAGTGTGGGAGAATCTGGTTACGGACAGCAGGCGACACTTCCACCTGATCTCGTATTCCTACTTCAATCCCTCGTGGTGTCCTGCCAGGCAAAGGATATCGAATCGTTGTTAGCAACTCGGGATGAACTATGCCAACGGTCAGATTTGAGTGCCTCCCAACAGGAGCTACTCAAAGAAGTGGTTACCAAGTACAGTAAATGA
- the LOC131289502 gene encoding uncharacterized protein LOC131289502, producing the protein MTIITKPSAKKAEKSILPLVRPDASPSAPADDGNSTASNIILLRRARQLSPANVALLLMVALLGISIGTIGGLYCYRQYMASRNNHMRYTGYCRIPYDASNYESLYRPVNANHDDILRMFQMHANALDSGMPEEVSRALKNSDESDNSNDNNDGDNMADQFFREEFELGLSDEENYSKIDVPLFRGQRPARFLHDFKFNQSGIIDSAAKRCFVMALDRETILPPQSLRDLIQKMQIGYYNIDTSVVKKTMRVVQPELTDYTDVSPRITKECFDMKIYQLEKIISGVYKRSTDIQERSKYAEFGGKHIALIDITNLEELN; encoded by the exons ATGACCATCATTACGAAACCGTCGGCCAAGAAGGCGGAGAAGTCTATTCTGCCGCTGGTTCGTCCGGATGCCAGCCCAAGTGCGCCAGCT GACGATGGAAATTCGACGGCATCGAATATTATTCTGCTGCGCCGCGCTCGCCAGCTGTCCCCGGCAAATGTTGCCCTACTGCTGATGGTGGCCCTGCTTGGTATCTCGATCGGTACGATCGGTGGCCTGTACTGCTACCGTCAGTACATGGCGTCGCGAAACAACCACATGCGCTACACGGGCTACTGCAGGATCCCGTACGACGCCAGCAACTACGAGTCGCTGTACCGCCCGGTGAACGCCAACCACGACGATATCCTACGCATGTTCCAGATGCACGCCAACGCCCTCGACTCCGGCATGCCCGAGGAGGTTTCCCGCGCGCTCAAGAATAGCGACGAAAGCGACAACAGcaacgacaacaacgacgGAGACAACATGGCCGACCAGTTCTTCCGCGAGGAGTTCGAGCTGGGACTGTCGGACGAGGAGAACTACTCAAAGATCGATGTGCCGCTGTTCCGTGGCCAGCGTCCGGCTCGCTTCCTGCACGATTTCAAGTTCAACCAGTCCGGCATCATCGATAGCGCGGCCAAACGGTGCTTCGTAATGGCGCTTGACCGTGAGACGATTCTGCCGCCGCAGTCGCTCCGCGACCTCATCCAGAAGATGCAGATCGGCTACTACAATATCGACACGAGCGTGGTGAAGAAGACGATGCGCGTCGTGCAGCCGGAACTGACCGATTACACCGACGTGTCGCCCCGCATCACCAAGGAGTGCTTCGACATGAAGATCTACCAGCTGGAGAAGATCATCAGCGGTG TCTACAAACGTTCGACCGACATCCAGGAGCGCTCGAAGTACGCCGAATTCGGTGGCAAACACATTGCGCTCATCGATATCACGAACCTCGAAGAGCTGAACTAG